The stretch of DNA ATTTCAGCGGATCGCCATCCGGCCCGTCGCCCAACTCGCCGGTGCCGGCGACGAGTTCAAGCGTTCCTTTTCTCAAATCAATCATGCGGATACTGTGGCTCTCGGTGTCGGCCAGGTAGATGTTACCGTTCGGCGCGACGGCGATTCCTTTTGGCCCGGAAAGCGTCGCATCTTTCGCCGGACCGCCGTTACCGGTGAACCCTTTCTTGCCGGTGCCAGCCACGTGATGGATCGTGCCGGTCTTGAGATCGAGTTTGAGGACCTGATTGCCTTCGCGCAACGCCAGCCACAGATTGCCAGCCCGGTCGAAATCAATCGCGCGCGGGCCGTTCAACGGCGTTCCTTCAATGCGCGCGCCGTCCGGCGTGGACGCATGTTCGCCGTTACCCGCGAAAGTCGTGATGATTCCCGTCTTCATGTACACTTTGCGGATGCGATGATTGCCGATGTCGCAAATGTAGAGATCGCCGTTGGGAGCGAACTGAATGCTGTGGGGCTGCTTGAGTGTCGCACTGGTCGCCGGGCCGCCGTCGCCGGAAAAGCCTTCCTTGCCATTGCCCGCCACAGTGGAAATGATCCGCGTTCGGGCATCGACCCGACGGACGAGGTTGTTCGACATCTCTACGAAGAACATATTGCCGGCCTTGTCGAAACGAACTTCGTAGGGTTCGTTCAACTCGGCTTGGAGAGCGGGACCGCCGTCACCTGAATAACCGGCCCGCCCGCTGCCGGCGACAGTGGAAATGTTTCCATGCGCATCAACCTTGCGGATACTGTGATTGGCTGTATCGCAAAAGTAAATCGCGCCATCCGGTCCGCGGACGACACCGAACGGATTGTTCAACTGCACTTGCGTTGCCGGGCCGTTGTCGCCGGAAAATCCTTTTTCGCCCGTGCCGGCAAAGGTGGTGATCTGCCAGTTGGAAGCTTTGGCGGTTTGGGCTTGAACGACTAACGGTAAACACAAACTGATAGTCAGACAGCCAATCAGCAGCGGAACGTTGATGTGAGAGAATAGGCTCGCCCTCAATGCCGGCCCTCTCAATGGCTGTTGGGTTATTGTCATTTCTTCAAAACATGGCAGACCAGAGAGCGCTATGTCAATTTCACGAAAATTGCAAACGTCTCGATTAGAGTGTGTTGAAAACGGCGGTCAAACGTCGATCGTCACCGATCTGCTGTGCATTTGTCATCACGCGTCTTGTGACGATTTGACTTCTTCCGGCAGCCGGTGTTGAGTTCCACCGGTCATTGAAGTGTCATGAGCATCACGATCAAACTGGATTTGCCGGAAGCGCTGGTGAACGAAGCGCGAGCGAGGGGTTTGCTTGAATCTGAGCGGCTGGGGGAATTGCTCAACGAAGAACTCCGCCGCGATCGCGCCCGGAAGAACCTGGGTCAGATGCTCAAAGAACTGCACTCCATCCCGGGAGAGCCCATGACGACCGAGGAAATTCAGGCCGAAATTGACGCCGTGAGGGCAGAGCGCCACCAGCGTGAGAGCAGTCGTTGACAACAACCTGTTCGTCTCCGGCCTGCTTTGGGGCGACCAACCCGGACGCCTCTTCAGCGCGCTTGCGGTAGGACGCCTCGAAATCTTCTTGAGCGAAGCCCTGCTGGCCGAACTGCGTGAAGTTTTGCAGCGGCGAAAATTCGCCGCCCGACTCGCGCTCAAAGGGTTGACCCCGAAAATCGTCCTGGCGCAAGTGCAAGCTGCCGCCAGAGTGGTTCACGCTCCGCCCATTCCCTTGCCGGCTTCGCTCCGCGACGCGGATGATGTTCCGGTGCTGGCGTGCGCGGTGTCTGCGGACGTGGACGTCATCATCACCGGCGACAAGGATTTGCTGGCGCTCAAAGCGTTCTCGGGCATCCCGATTCTCACAGTGCGGCAGGCGCTCGAAAAGCTGGGGATTCCTGCCGACTAAGTCATGCTTTTTCTTGCTCATATTTCCTCTTTCCCAATATCTGCTGAATACTCCCCTGACTGGATTGTGTCGAGTTTTTTGCTCAAAAAAAGCGGCCTCCGTTTCCAAAGGCCGCATGCGGACCACGTGTTCCTAACACTCTTGGACACTCAACAAATTATCGGCGGTAGTGTCGTCGGAACGAGTGCGTACATATTTCGTTCCCTCTCTTTCGGCTGGGATTACGTCTATAGTACGTCCGCCCCCTTCCACGACAATTGAACCTGGCGATTCCTTCACTTTATTGTAGGCGTCCAGCCGTGTGTATCTCCTCCAGCCATCTGTCTTGATTTCAGTGATGCACCGACAGTCAGAATGGAGATGCGCTTCTCCCTTAACAATGCATGTAACTTTTTCTGCCATACTTCACCTTTGGTTTGAGGCGAGTTCCACCTCGTCTCGTTTCTGTTTGTTTTGGTGTGCGTGGAATCACACCCACTGTTTGGGCGTAATCGTATCCCAAGCGGTAGGACAAAAACCGTCCAAGCTATCGAGAAAAAAGTGACCTACGTTTCCGAATGCCGTTATGAGTTTTCTTTGTAACGTTGGCGGTCGTAGCGGATTAGCATGCTGTTCCTACGGACGCGATCTTGGGCGATCTGGCAGGCGCAAGAGGTGGTTCGGTTCTTCTCCGTCGTCTGGCATCTTGAGGTATTTGTGACCTTGCGGGCTGACCGCCACAATCAGATAAACCGCATCCCCACCTTTTTCGATGTA from Verrucomicrobiota bacterium encodes:
- a CDS encoding SMP-30/gluconolactonase/LRE family protein; the encoded protein is MTITQQPLRGPALRASLFSHINVPLLIGCLTISLCLPLVVQAQTAKASNWQITTFAGTGEKGFSGDNGPATQVQLNNPFGVVRGPDGAIYFCDTANHSIRKVDAHGNISTVAGSGRAGYSGDGGPALQAELNEPYEVRFDKAGNMFFVEMSNNLVRRVDARTRIISTVAGNGKEGFSGDGGPATSATLKQPHSIQFAPNGDLYICDIGNHRIRKVYMKTGIITTFAGNGEHASTPDGARIEGTPLNGPRAIDFDRAGNLWLALREGNQVLKLDLKTGTIHHVAGTGKKGFTGNGGPAKDATLSGPKGIAVAPNGNIYLADTESHSIRMIDLRKGTLELVAGTGELGDGPDGDPLKCRMTRPHGIFIDKDGSIFVGDTEAHRVRVIRTSR
- a CDS encoding DUF3892 domain-containing protein, whose translation is MAEKVTCIVKGEAHLHSDCRCITEIKTDGWRRYTRLDAYNKVKESPGSIVVEGGGRTIDVIPAEREGTKYVRTRSDDTTADNLLSVQEC
- a CDS encoding putative toxin-antitoxin system toxin component, PIN family, yielding MRAVVDNNLFVSGLLWGDQPGRLFSALAVGRLEIFLSEALLAELREVLQRRKFAARLALKGLTPKIVLAQVQAAARVVHAPPIPLPASLRDADDVPVLACAVSADVDVIITGDKDLLALKAFSGIPILTVRQALEKLGIPAD